A section of the Carya illinoinensis cultivar Pawnee chromosome 12, C.illinoinensisPawnee_v1, whole genome shotgun sequence genome encodes:
- the LOC122289769 gene encoding uncharacterized WD repeat-containing protein C3H5.08c-like isoform X2, translating into MGSYSEEEEDQFYDTCEELSSVSDWGLDCSENSSSSTGYFDGVLGSFCDEIWTKNPESVRERRHRFLKWMGLSIYWNSVMREDLGDGSDEQIETDVDRIMEVFPSSKSTMSDEVAQSLENIALEDSFVCKTKNLDHGTEFLVNEQDRDGMLSSLHGVGSNRSVSFEDFPRIFGPSPLVQHHVHREVDEARCLVDAKKKVKRGWLRKLGAAACIVDTAVLKPGDAERTLELGMQRVRVHPYRKRSKEMSSLYAGQEFLAHKGSVLTMKFSLDGQYLASAGKDRIVRVWKVIEDERSDNFDALGTDPSCVYFTMNHLSALAPLDVDGGKLGKMEKLRKSSDSTCVILPPKVFRILEKPLHEFQGHCGDVLDLSWSAKGFLLSSSVDKTVRLWQVGCDRCLRIFSHNNYVTCVDFNPVDDKYFFSGSIDGKVRIWETVGCKVVDYIDTREIVTAVCYRPDGKGGIVGTLTGNCLFYDITDAHLQLNDQICLQGKKKIPGKRITGFQFSPNEPSKVMVTSADSVVRILSGVDIICKFKGLRNAGSQMSASFTLDGKHIVSASDDSNVYLWNVTSHDRTSSRVKTIWSTESFQSHDASIAIPWNGLQTTSGALPSPTLSLDIWGSGTKNGWKHRNLDENAGPNLTLSRSRGFLLESLPKGSATWPEEKLSNSSPITISPAMCKSEYKILKSACQGMFSSPHMWGFVVVTASWDGRIRTYHNYGLPVRL; encoded by the exons ATGGGGAGTTACTCTGAAGAGGAAGAGGATCAATTTTATGATACATGCGAGGAGTTATCTTCTGTGTCGGATTGGGGGTTGGATTGCTCCGAGAACAGTAGCTCCAGTACTGGGTACTTTGATGGTGTTTTGGGTAGTTTTTGTGATGAGATTTGGACTAAGAACCCGGAGAGTGTACGAGAGCGCCGACATAGGTTCTTAAAATGGATGGGGTTAAGTATATATTGGAATTCAGTTATGAGAGAGGATTTGGGAGATGGATCAGATGAACAAATTGAAACGGATGTTGATAGAATCATG GAAGTGTTTCCATCGAGTAAGTCTACCATGTCAGATGAAGTGGCACAATCTTTAGAAAATATTGCTTTGGAAGATAGTTTTGTGTGTAAAACCAAGAACTTGGACCATGGAACTGAGTTCCTTGTGAATGAACAGGATCGGGATGGGATGCTCAGCAGTCTACATGGAGTGGGTTCCAATCGATCGGTGAGTTTTGAAGACTTTCCGAGAATCTTTGGGCCATCTCCCTTGGTTCAGCATCACGTGCATAGAGAAGTTGATGAGGCAAGGTGTTTGGTTGATGCAAAGAAGAAAGTGAAGAGGGGTTGGCTTAGGAAATTAGGTGCAGCAGCCTGCATTGTTGATACTGCTGTTTTGAAACCTGGTGATGCGGAACGAACATTAGAGTTGGGGATGCAAAGAGTTCGGGTTCATCCTTATAGAAAGCGGTCCAAGGAAATGTCTTCCCTTTATGCTGGACAGGAATTTCTAGCACATAAGGGGTCAGTATTAACGATGAAGTTCAGTCTTGACGGACAGTACTTGGCGAGTGCTGGGAAAGATAGAATTGTTCGCGTGTGGAAGGTCATTGAAGATGAGAGATCAGACAACTTCGATGCTCTAGGAACGGATCCTTCTTGTGTATACTTCACAATGAACCATCTTTCTGCATTGGCTCCTCTTGACGTGGATGGAGGGAAATTAGGGAAGATGGAGAAACTGAGGAAATCATCAGATTCGACTTGTGTCATTCTCCCACCAAAGGTTTTCCGGATATTAGAGAAGCCCCTACATGAGTTCCAAGGACATTGCGGTGACGTCTTGGATCTCTCATGGTCTGCAAAAGGG TTTCTCCTGTCGTCCTCTGTTGACAAGACTGTTCGTCTATGGCAAGTGGGATGTGACAGGTGCCTAAGGATCTTTTCTCATAATAATTATG TGACGTGTGTTGATTTTAATCCCGTGGATGATAAGTACTTCTTCAGCGGTTCAATTGATGGAAAAGTTCGCATCTGGGAAACTGTTGGCTGTAAGGTTGTTGATTATATTGATACCAGGGAGATAGTCACTGCTGTGTGTTATCGGCCTGATGGAAAG GGAGGAATTGTGGGCACCTTGACCGGGAACTGTCTATTTTATGATATCACAG ATGCTCATCTGCAACTGAATGATCAAATATGCTTACAGGGCAAGAAGAAGATTCCAGGAAAGAGGATAACTGGCTTTCAG TTTTCCCCAAATGAACCGAGCAAAGTAATGGTCACTTCTGCTGATTCAGTGGTCCGTATTCTTTCGGGAGTTGATATCATTTGCAAATTCAAGG GTCTTCGAAATGCTGGAAGCCAGATGTCTGCCTCTTTTACCTTAGATGGGAAACACATTGTGTCAGCAAGCGATGATTCAAATGTCTACCTCTGGAACGTTACAAGCCACGACAGGACTTCTTCTCGAGTAAAGACTATTTGGTCTACTGAGAGTTTCCAATCCCACGATGCATCCATTGCTATACCTTGGAATGGCCTTCAAACAACGTCAGGAGCACTTCCATCCCCAACATTGAGCTTAGATATTTGGGGAAGTGGTACAAAAAATGGGTGGAAACACCGCAACTTGGATGAGAATGCAGGCCCAAACTTGACTCTCTCTCGTAGCCGTGGGTTTTTATTGGAGTCTTTGCCGAAGGGATCTGCCACTTGGCCTGAGGAGAAACTTTCCAATTCCAGTCCAATAACTATTTCACCTGCAATGTGCAAATCCGAGTACAAAATCTTGAAGAGTGCTTGCCAGGGCATGTTTAGTTCTCCCCACATGTGGGGGTTTGTGGTTGTGACTGCAAGCTGGGATGGGCGGATTCGAACATACCACAACTATGGGTTACCTGTTCGTCTTTGA
- the LOC122289769 gene encoding uncharacterized WD repeat-containing protein C3H5.08c-like isoform X1 translates to MGSYSEEEEDQFYDTCEELSSVSDWGLDCSENSSSSTGYFDGVLGSFCDEIWTKNPESVRERRHRFLKWMGLSIYWNSVMREDLGDGSDEQIETDVDRIMEKSGAVLRTLGFEEVFPSSKSTMSDEVAQSLENIALEDSFVCKTKNLDHGTEFLVNEQDRDGMLSSLHGVGSNRSVSFEDFPRIFGPSPLVQHHVHREVDEARCLVDAKKKVKRGWLRKLGAAACIVDTAVLKPGDAERTLELGMQRVRVHPYRKRSKEMSSLYAGQEFLAHKGSVLTMKFSLDGQYLASAGKDRIVRVWKVIEDERSDNFDALGTDPSCVYFTMNHLSALAPLDVDGGKLGKMEKLRKSSDSTCVILPPKVFRILEKPLHEFQGHCGDVLDLSWSAKGFLLSSSVDKTVRLWQVGCDRCLRIFSHNNYVTCVDFNPVDDKYFFSGSIDGKVRIWETVGCKVVDYIDTREIVTAVCYRPDGKGGIVGTLTGNCLFYDITDAHLQLNDQICLQGKKKIPGKRITGFQFSPNEPSKVMVTSADSVVRILSGVDIICKFKGLRNAGSQMSASFTLDGKHIVSASDDSNVYLWNVTSHDRTSSRVKTIWSTESFQSHDASIAIPWNGLQTTSGALPSPTLSLDIWGSGTKNGWKHRNLDENAGPNLTLSRSRGFLLESLPKGSATWPEEKLSNSSPITISPAMCKSEYKILKSACQGMFSSPHMWGFVVVTASWDGRIRTYHNYGLPVRL, encoded by the exons ATGGGGAGTTACTCTGAAGAGGAAGAGGATCAATTTTATGATACATGCGAGGAGTTATCTTCTGTGTCGGATTGGGGGTTGGATTGCTCCGAGAACAGTAGCTCCAGTACTGGGTACTTTGATGGTGTTTTGGGTAGTTTTTGTGATGAGATTTGGACTAAGAACCCGGAGAGTGTACGAGAGCGCCGACATAGGTTCTTAAAATGGATGGGGTTAAGTATATATTGGAATTCAGTTATGAGAGAGGATTTGGGAGATGGATCAGATGAACAAATTGAAACGGATGTTGATAGAATCATGGAAAAGAGCGGGGCCGTCCTGAGAACTTTGGGTTTTGAGGAAGTGTTTCCATCGAGTAAGTCTACCATGTCAGATGAAGTGGCACAATCTTTAGAAAATATTGCTTTGGAAGATAGTTTTGTGTGTAAAACCAAGAACTTGGACCATGGAACTGAGTTCCTTGTGAATGAACAGGATCGGGATGGGATGCTCAGCAGTCTACATGGAGTGGGTTCCAATCGATCGGTGAGTTTTGAAGACTTTCCGAGAATCTTTGGGCCATCTCCCTTGGTTCAGCATCACGTGCATAGAGAAGTTGATGAGGCAAGGTGTTTGGTTGATGCAAAGAAGAAAGTGAAGAGGGGTTGGCTTAGGAAATTAGGTGCAGCAGCCTGCATTGTTGATACTGCTGTTTTGAAACCTGGTGATGCGGAACGAACATTAGAGTTGGGGATGCAAAGAGTTCGGGTTCATCCTTATAGAAAGCGGTCCAAGGAAATGTCTTCCCTTTATGCTGGACAGGAATTTCTAGCACATAAGGGGTCAGTATTAACGATGAAGTTCAGTCTTGACGGACAGTACTTGGCGAGTGCTGGGAAAGATAGAATTGTTCGCGTGTGGAAGGTCATTGAAGATGAGAGATCAGACAACTTCGATGCTCTAGGAACGGATCCTTCTTGTGTATACTTCACAATGAACCATCTTTCTGCATTGGCTCCTCTTGACGTGGATGGAGGGAAATTAGGGAAGATGGAGAAACTGAGGAAATCATCAGATTCGACTTGTGTCATTCTCCCACCAAAGGTTTTCCGGATATTAGAGAAGCCCCTACATGAGTTCCAAGGACATTGCGGTGACGTCTTGGATCTCTCATGGTCTGCAAAAGGG TTTCTCCTGTCGTCCTCTGTTGACAAGACTGTTCGTCTATGGCAAGTGGGATGTGACAGGTGCCTAAGGATCTTTTCTCATAATAATTATG TGACGTGTGTTGATTTTAATCCCGTGGATGATAAGTACTTCTTCAGCGGTTCAATTGATGGAAAAGTTCGCATCTGGGAAACTGTTGGCTGTAAGGTTGTTGATTATATTGATACCAGGGAGATAGTCACTGCTGTGTGTTATCGGCCTGATGGAAAG GGAGGAATTGTGGGCACCTTGACCGGGAACTGTCTATTTTATGATATCACAG ATGCTCATCTGCAACTGAATGATCAAATATGCTTACAGGGCAAGAAGAAGATTCCAGGAAAGAGGATAACTGGCTTTCAG TTTTCCCCAAATGAACCGAGCAAAGTAATGGTCACTTCTGCTGATTCAGTGGTCCGTATTCTTTCGGGAGTTGATATCATTTGCAAATTCAAGG GTCTTCGAAATGCTGGAAGCCAGATGTCTGCCTCTTTTACCTTAGATGGGAAACACATTGTGTCAGCAAGCGATGATTCAAATGTCTACCTCTGGAACGTTACAAGCCACGACAGGACTTCTTCTCGAGTAAAGACTATTTGGTCTACTGAGAGTTTCCAATCCCACGATGCATCCATTGCTATACCTTGGAATGGCCTTCAAACAACGTCAGGAGCACTTCCATCCCCAACATTGAGCTTAGATATTTGGGGAAGTGGTACAAAAAATGGGTGGAAACACCGCAACTTGGATGAGAATGCAGGCCCAAACTTGACTCTCTCTCGTAGCCGTGGGTTTTTATTGGAGTCTTTGCCGAAGGGATCTGCCACTTGGCCTGAGGAGAAACTTTCCAATTCCAGTCCAATAACTATTTCACCTGCAATGTGCAAATCCGAGTACAAAATCTTGAAGAGTGCTTGCCAGGGCATGTTTAGTTCTCCCCACATGTGGGGGTTTGTGGTTGTGACTGCAAGCTGGGATGGGCGGATTCGAACATACCACAACTATGGGTTACCTGTTCGTCTTTGA
- the LOC122289691 gene encoding transcription repressor MYB6-like, which translates to MGRAPCCSNVGLQKGPWTAKEDTLLINYIRAHGEGHWRSLPKKAGLLRCGKSCRLRWMNYLRPDIKRGNITPDEEDLIIRLHSLLGNRWSLIAGRLPGRTDNEIKNYWNSHLGKRFKINTRNDQNNQKGGSACVRGPKISTQKNYKNQDSTAYGEKIMTTKVHLPKAMRVSPLPITRNNSTDGMASGSSTSLGDGNKGVLDDHEEVLKCLPDLRDDIFEGGEANHDDQPACDRDSADFVSNYGVCDPLYQISEPTKDDMLDKIYEEYQQLLKAENSLDSFVDSLLI; encoded by the exons ATGGGAAGAGCTCCATGTTGTTCAAACGTTGGTTTACAAAAAGGACCATGGACTGCCAAAGAAGACACATTGCTCATTAACTATATCCGGGCTCATGGTGAAGGCCATTGGAGATCTTTGCCCAAAAAAGCAG GGCTACTTAGGTGTGGGAAGAGCTGCCGGCTAAGATGGATGAATTATCTCCGTCCCGATATCAAGCGAGGAAACATCACCCCTGATGAGGAGGACCTCATTATCCGGCTTCACTCCCTTCTTGGTAACCGTTGGTCTCTAATTGCTGGAAGACTTCCTGGCCGAACTGACAATGAGATCAAGAACTACTGGAACTCTCATCTAGGCAAAAGGTTCAAGATTAACACGAGAAACGATCAGAACAACCAAAAAGGAGGATCAGCATGTGTTAGAGGTCCAAAGATCAGTACTCAAAAGAATTACAAGAACCAAGATAGTACAGCTTATGGTGAAAAAATAATGACAACCAAAGTTCATCTGCCAAAGGCCATGAGGGTTTCACCACTTCCAATTACAAGGAATAACAGTACTGATGGTATGGCAAGTGGATCATCAACTAGTCTTGGAGATGGAAATAAAGGAGTTCTTGATGATCATGAAGAGGTTTTGAAGTGTTTGCCTGATCTCAGAGATGATATATTTGAAGGTGGAGAGGCCAATCATGATGATCAGCCTGCTTGCGACAGAGATAGTGCGGACTTTGTTAGTAACTATGGCGTCTGTGATCCACTATACCAAATTTCTGAACCCACCAAAGATGACATGCTGGACAAGATATACGAAGAATATCAGCAGCTTCTCAAGGCAGAAAATTCTTTGGACTCCTTTGTCGATTCCTTGTTGATTTGA
- the LOC122289690 gene encoding short-chain dehydrogenase TIC 32 B, chloroplastic-like isoform X2, producing MLETVKYLIGTVGESGYGSKSTADQVTESCPDLRSITAIVTGSTSGIGAETARVLAKRGARLVLPARNLEAAEDVKARIVSECPESEIVVMSLDLSSLGSVRNFVSEFESLDLPLNLLVNNAGKFAHEHAISEDGIEITFATNYLGHFLLTKLLLNRMIETAKKTGVQGRIVNVSSGIHGWFSGDTIGYLGLITGNKSRYDATRAYALSKLANVLHTKELARRLEKMEANVTVNCVHPGIARTRLTRELEGSLFTDLSFFLASKLLKTIPQSCGFWEFQVQMWNQLPTTHSSFWV from the exons ATGCTTGAGACCGTGAAATACCTCATTGGCACCGTCGGGGAGAGCGGCTACGGCTCCAAGTCCACTGCCGACCAAGTTACTGAGAGCTGCCCCGATCTGCGCTCCATCACGGCCATCGTCACAG GCTCTACGTCTGGGATCGGAGCCGAGACGGCTCGTGTTCTGGCCAAGCGAGGGGCGAGGCTGGTCCTCCCAGCGCGGAACCTCGAGGCTGCCGAGGACGTCAAGGCCCGTATCGTGTCGGAATGTCCCGAGTCCGAGATCGTTGTCATGTCTCTCGATCTTAGCTCTCTTGGTTCTGTCCGAAACTTTGTCTCCGAGTTTGAGTCCCTCGATTTGCCTCTCAATCTCCTCGT AAACAACGCAGGCAAGTTTGCTCACGAGCACGCAATTTCTGAAGACGGAATTGAAATTACATTCGCCACAAATTATTTAG GTCATTTTCTGTTGACAAAGCTGTTGCTGAACAGGATGATAGAGACGGCGAAGAAGACCGGCGTTCAAGGCCGGATAGTGAACGTGTCCTCGGGCATTCACGGCTGGTTTTCCGGTGACACGATCGGATATCTTGGCCTGATAACCGGAAACAAAAG CCGTTACGACGCGACACGTGCTTATGCGCTTTCGAAGCTCGCCAACGTTTTGCACACCAAGGAACTTGCTCGGAGACTGGAG AAAATGGAGGCCAACGTGACAGTGAATTGTGTTCATCCTGGAATAGCGAGAACCAGACTTACTAGAGAACTTGAAGGCAGCCTTTTCACAG aTTTGAGTTTCTTCTTGGCTTCAAAGCTCCTGAAGACAATTCCTCAG AGTTGTGGCTTCTGGGAATTCCAAGTTCAAATGTGGAATCAATTACCAACCACCCATAGTAGTTTTTGGGTATAG
- the LOC122289690 gene encoding short-chain dehydrogenase TIC 32 B, chloroplastic-like isoform X1, which produces MLETVKYLIGTVGESGYGSKSTADQVTESCPDLRSITAIVTGSTSGIGAETARVLAKRGARLVLPARNLEAAEDVKARIVSECPESEIVVMSLDLSSLGSVRNFVSEFESLDLPLNLLVNNAGKFAHEHAISEDGIEITFATNYLGHFLLTKLLLNRMIETAKKTGVQGRIVNVSSGIHGWFSGDTIGYLGLITGNKSRYDATRAYALSKLANVLHTKELARRLEKMEANVTVNCVHPGIARTRLTRELEGSLFTDLSFFLASKLLKTIPQAAATACYVGTHPRLLNVSGKYFVDCNEASTSELGSNSAEAERLWSASEIMVSKDPKAVFDQRLSLK; this is translated from the exons ATGCTTGAGACCGTGAAATACCTCATTGGCACCGTCGGGGAGAGCGGCTACGGCTCCAAGTCCACTGCCGACCAAGTTACTGAGAGCTGCCCCGATCTGCGCTCCATCACGGCCATCGTCACAG GCTCTACGTCTGGGATCGGAGCCGAGACGGCTCGTGTTCTGGCCAAGCGAGGGGCGAGGCTGGTCCTCCCAGCGCGGAACCTCGAGGCTGCCGAGGACGTCAAGGCCCGTATCGTGTCGGAATGTCCCGAGTCCGAGATCGTTGTCATGTCTCTCGATCTTAGCTCTCTTGGTTCTGTCCGAAACTTTGTCTCCGAGTTTGAGTCCCTCGATTTGCCTCTCAATCTCCTCGT AAACAACGCAGGCAAGTTTGCTCACGAGCACGCAATTTCTGAAGACGGAATTGAAATTACATTCGCCACAAATTATTTAG GTCATTTTCTGTTGACAAAGCTGTTGCTGAACAGGATGATAGAGACGGCGAAGAAGACCGGCGTTCAAGGCCGGATAGTGAACGTGTCCTCGGGCATTCACGGCTGGTTTTCCGGTGACACGATCGGATATCTTGGCCTGATAACCGGAAACAAAAG CCGTTACGACGCGACACGTGCTTATGCGCTTTCGAAGCTCGCCAACGTTTTGCACACCAAGGAACTTGCTCGGAGACTGGAG AAAATGGAGGCCAACGTGACAGTGAATTGTGTTCATCCTGGAATAGCGAGAACCAGACTTACTAGAGAACTTGAAGGCAGCCTTTTCACAG aTTTGAGTTTCTTCTTGGCTTCAAAGCTCCTGAAGACAATTCCTCAG gcTGCTGCTACCGCTTGTTACGTTGGGACTCATCCGAGGCTGCTAAACGTGTCGGGGAAGTACTTTGTGGACTGCAACGAAGCTTCCACGTCGGAACTGGGATCCAACTCAGCCGAAGCTGAACGGCTATGGTCTGCTTCTGAAATCATGGTTTCTAAAGACCCAAAAGCAGTGTTTGATCAACGCCTTagtttaaaataa